The Candidatus Poribacteria bacterium genome segment AACTCCCACTGACAAGGGTTTTTCCATCGGAACTGAAGGCAACGGTCTCAACGCTAGAAGAATGCCCGACGAGGGTTTTCAATGGTTCAGCAGTGGTGGCATCCCACAGACTGACCGTATTGTCCCACGCCCCGATTGCGAGAATCTTCCCATCGGGACTGAAATCGACACTTTCGACGCCCCACGACTCCCTATCAATGGCTTCTACCTCCTCACCGGTGTCAACATCCCACAGGCGAACGACACTGTCCCATCCTCCGCTCGCGAGGATCTTGTCATCAGGACTGAAAGCAACGGTCAGGACATGATAGCGATGCCCCTCAAGCACGTGTAGAGATTCCCCTGTGTCAACATCCCACAGACGAATGGTACTATCTCGACTTCCACTTGCGAGGATTTTTCCATCGGAACTGAAAGCGATACTCTCGACACCGGTGGTATGTCCACTGAGAGTTCTCAACCGCGCTCCGGTGGCGACATCCCACAAGCGGATGTTATCGTCCTCGCTTCCGCTTGCTACCATGCTGCCATCGGGACTAAAAGCGACGCTTATGATATAAGCCCTATGCCCGACGAGCGTTTTCAGGTGTGCACCGGTATCAACGTCCCACAACCGGACGGTATCGTCCTGACTGCCACTAGCAAGTGTGCGCCCATCGGGACTAAAAGCAACAATATCTACATCGTCTGTATGTCCAAAGAGGAAGTGCTCGCGCTCTCCTGTCTCGGTATTCCACAAGCGGATGGTGCTGTCCCAACTCCGACCGATGAGTACGCGCCCCTCCGGACTGAAAGCAACGTTCAGAACAACGTCCGCGAACCCTGTGACAGTTTCGGTGTTCTCACCGGTGTCAACATCCCACAAGCGGAAAGAAGCATCCCACGCGCCACTTGCGAGGGTGCGCCCATCCGGGCTAAACGCGACTCTATAGACATCAGCCGTATGTTCGGTCAGCGTGTGAACGGCCACACCGGTGTCAACATCCCACAGGCGAATGGTATCATCCTCACTCGCGCTTGCCAGTATACCCTCATCCGAAAAAGTGAGTCCATAAATAATGGAGGTATGTCCGGTGAGAGTTTTAATGAGGTCACCTGTATCAACATCCCACAGGTGGATCATTGCGTCGTAGTCTCCGCTTGCGACCATATCCCCATCTGGACTGAAAGCAACCGCCCGGACGAGAGACGTATGTCCGGTAATAGTTCTGATGTTCTCGCCGGTCTCAACGCTCCACAAACGAACAGTTTGGTCCCAACTTCCACTAGCGACTATATCTCCATTTGGGCTAAAAGCAACACTGTTGACCCGATCTGTATGTTTGTCGAGGAGGTGAACGGTCTCGCCGGTGTCAACATCCCACAGGCGGACAGTATCGTCATAACTTCCACTTGCGAGAATCTTTCCATCCGGGCTAAAAGCAAGGCTTCGGATACCACTGTCATGCCCAGTCAAGGTTTTGATGTCCTCACCTGTAGTGGTATCCCACAACCGAATGACTTGGTCCCAACCCCCACTGGCAAGTATATCCTCAACCGGGGAATACGCCATGATAGAAGGCGAATACGTCTCAGACTCATATATTGCGGTCTGCCCGGTAAGCAGGTCAACCTCTTGAAGGGTTGCCGTATCGTAGAGCCAAATACCGATAGCGGTAGCGACTGCGAGCCGGCTGCCGTCAGGCGAATACTGAAGTCCAGCTATCCATCCTTTACCGAATCGCGCAATCGCATCTTCGGGCAGGTGCCACTGCGGATTTTCTTGGGCGAAGCTGTTTGATAGAAATAGAGCAGAGAGTAATAATAAAGTAAGGCTAAAAAACCCTGTCCTTTTCATTGAAATTGATTCTCCTTTTTGATTATCAGTTTTGCGGATTGCCAGATACACAGCAAATGAGCGAAAGGTGGCTTAGATCCAGAATCCGAGTTCTTTAGAAAAACCCGGATTCTTTCGCCAATTAGTGTCCCTACTTAAGAATAACCATCCGCCGTAAGTCAGTATAATCGCCTGTTTGGAGTTGGTAGAAATAGACCCCGCTTGCAACCGATTCACCGGTTTCGTTGCGTCCATCCCAATAGGCTGCTTTTGTCCGAGTGTTATAG includes the following:
- a CDS encoding T9SS type A sorting domain-containing protein, producing the protein MKRTGFFSLTLLLLSALFLSNSFAQENPQWHLPEDAIARFGKGWIAGLQYSPDGSRLAVATAIGIWLYDTATLQEVDLLTGQTAIYESETYSPSIMAYSPVEDILASGGWDQVIRLWDTTTGEDIKTLTGHDSGIRSLAFSPDGKILASGSYDDTVRLWDVDTGETVHLLDKHTDRVNSVAFSPNGDIVASGSWDQTVRLWSVETGENIRTITGHTSLVRAVAFSPDGDMVASGDYDAMIHLWDVDTGDLIKTLTGHTSIIYGLTFSDEGILASASEDDTIRLWDVDTGVAVHTLTEHTADVYRVAFSPDGRTLASGAWDASFRLWDVDTGENTETVTGFADVVLNVAFSPEGRVLIGRSWDSTIRLWNTETGEREHFLFGHTDDVDIVAFSPDGRTLASGSQDDTVRLWDVDTGAHLKTLVGHRAYIISVAFSPDGSMVASGSEDDNIRLWDVATGARLRTLSGHTTGVESIAFSSDGKILASGSRDSTIRLWDVDTGESLHVLEGHRYHVLTVAFSPDDKILASGGWDSVVRLWDVDTGEEVEAIDRESWGVESVDFSPDGKILAIGAWDNTVSLWDATTAEPLKTLVGHSSSVETVAFSSDGKTLVSGSWDGTVLLWDATLPSPPEEPPPVVEEDPPVEDVNGNGVVNILDLALVGLQLGQTGENDADVNGDGVVDIADLVQVAGAIGNTTAAPAGHPLALTNLTPADVEGWLTQAKGLDLTDINTQKGILFLEQLLASLVPQETALLHNYPNPFNPETWIPYQLANDANVTLTVYDTKGTPVRQLDLGYQPAGFYTGRTKAAYWDGRNEIGESVASGVYFYQLQAGDYTDLRRMVILK